Proteins encoded in a region of the Paenibacillus sp. E222 genome:
- a CDS encoding sigma factor G inhibitor Gin: protein MEGHAEHTCIICEQTKREGIFIVSEFICDACEAEMVHTDAQDAKYNYFIHQMKQIWVQKNA from the coding sequence ATGGAAGGACACGCCGAACACACATGCATTATCTGCGAACAGACCAAAAGAGAAGGCATTTTTATTGTATCTGAATTTATATGTGACGCTTGCGAAGCAGAAATGGTTCATACGGATGCACAGGATGCCAAGTACAATTATTTTATCCATCAGATGAAGCAGATATGGGTGCAAAAGAACGCATAA
- a CDS encoding aminotransferase class I/II-fold pyridoxal phosphate-dependent enzyme translates to MEHKSNTAPLYEALLAYRDSGQRSFHVPGHKNGQVYRRLLEQVGQQQSDGGLGDSHLNEGETKGKQSLGRPLTDGEECFRQAEEQGHGDENGLTNHVGNGTDGTAVDVVPVIAFLEMMRLDVTEISGTDDLHHPEGVILEAQQLAADCFGAEESFFLVGGSTAGNLSLLLTVCNEPNSLVLVQRNVHKSVIHGLMLAGARAVFLEPWVDPASGLAVMPSLETVQAAVQAYPEAKAVLVTLPNYYGMGADLKPIAEVCHEAGLPLLVDEAHGAHYGQHPELPASALSCGADGVVQSTHKMLSAFTMGAMLHVQGPRLSRSLLRQRLAMVQSSSPSYPVMASLDLARRLLHTQGANAFTAGLAAVDAFKRGLAELPRFRLLQPGQLLQQEPPAGAKPAAGGKSEAAAGSPGRPQALPAAALPSAAGYTAQDPFKAVIYDGTGVLSGYGLQQQLEACGCVPEMSDERYVVLLFTLGSTLRDAEHLLQALHQISLANEQAHSLPSTSPRLTKEASKYISTWNNVQEGTPFSEPIPFTLQPIMEEDTTEVSIEKCIGLRSAEMVIPYPPGIPLVYAGERISAAMITRIKLLRDEGARFHGVSDTSLQSLKIIRELLSLEDTL, encoded by the coding sequence ATGGAGCATAAATCAAATACCGCACCTTTATATGAGGCGTTGCTTGCGTATCGTGATTCAGGGCAGCGTTCTTTTCATGTACCTGGGCACAAAAATGGACAAGTCTATCGCAGGTTACTGGAGCAAGTGGGCCAGCAGCAGTCAGATGGAGGATTGGGTGACAGTCACCTGAATGAGGGTGAGACAAAGGGAAAACAAAGTTTGGGACGTCCATTAACTGATGGGGAAGAGTGCTTCAGACAAGCTGAGGAACAAGGGCATGGAGATGAAAATGGGCTCACGAATCATGTTGGGAATGGAACTGACGGAACTGCGGTAGATGTTGTACCGGTGATTGCGTTTCTGGAGATGATGCGGCTGGATGTAACGGAAATCTCGGGGACGGATGACTTGCATCATCCAGAAGGGGTTATATTGGAGGCGCAGCAGCTGGCAGCGGATTGTTTTGGAGCAGAAGAGAGTTTCTTCCTTGTTGGAGGTAGTACGGCGGGGAATTTGTCTTTGCTGCTGACCGTATGTAATGAACCTAATAGCCTTGTACTGGTACAGCGTAATGTGCACAAGTCCGTAATTCACGGGTTAATGCTGGCAGGCGCAAGGGCTGTATTCCTGGAGCCATGGGTTGATCCTGCGAGTGGACTTGCGGTGATGCCGTCGCTTGAGACGGTGCAGGCGGCTGTCCAGGCATATCCTGAGGCAAAGGCAGTACTTGTGACTTTGCCCAATTATTACGGCATGGGCGCTGATCTGAAGCCCATTGCTGAGGTGTGCCATGAGGCAGGCCTGCCGCTGCTCGTGGATGAAGCGCATGGCGCGCATTATGGGCAGCATCCGGAGCTGCCAGCCTCTGCACTGTCCTGCGGAGCAGACGGTGTGGTGCAGTCGACCCACAAGATGCTGTCTGCATTCACCATGGGAGCCATGCTGCACGTTCAGGGACCACGGTTAAGCCGGTCCCTGCTGCGTCAGCGTCTGGCCATGGTGCAAAGCTCAAGCCCATCATACCCGGTGATGGCCTCGCTTGATCTGGCGCGCCGTCTGCTGCATACGCAGGGCGCGAATGCCTTCACGGCGGGGCTTGCCGCCGTGGACGCCTTTAAGCGCGGCCTCGCGGAGCTGCCGCGCTTTCGGTTGCTGCAGCCGGGGCAGCTGCTGCAGCAAGAGCCGCCAGCCGGGGCGAAGCCGGCAGCTGGCGGTAAGTCCGAGGCCGCCGCTGGTTCACCGGGGCGGCCTCAAGCTCTGCCCGCTGCGGCGTTGCCTTCAGCCGCGGGGTACACCGCTCAGGACCCGTTCAAGGCCGTCATCTATGACGGCACAGGGGTGCTGAGCGGTTATGGGCTGCAGCAGCAGCTGGAAGCGTGCGGCTGCGTGCCCGAAATGAGCGACGAGCGATACGTCGTCCTGCTCTTTACCTTGGGCTCGACGCTGCGCGATGCCGAGCACCTGTTGCAGGCTTTACATCAAATCAGCCTTGCAAATGAGCAGGCTCATTCACTACCTTCAACCTCACCGCGTTTAACAAAAGAGGCTTCAAAATATATTTCCACGTGGAACAATGTTCAAGAAGGAACTCCTTTTTCGGAGCCTATCCCGTTTACGTTGCAGCCGATTATGGAGGAGGATACAACAGAGGTTTCCATTGAAAAATGTATTGGTCTTCGCTCTGCGGAGATGGTCATTCCGTATCCGCCCGGTATACCCCTTGTGTACGCTGGTGAACGAATAAGTGCAGCCATGATAACACGTATTAAGCTGCTGAGAGATGAAGGAGCAAGATTTCATGGTGTATCGGATACTTCGCTGCAATCATTGAAAATCATCAGGGAATTATTGAGTTTAGAAGACACGCTTTGA